A single genomic interval of Lathyrus oleraceus cultivar Zhongwan6 chromosome 7, CAAS_Psat_ZW6_1.0, whole genome shotgun sequence harbors:
- the LOC127105073 gene encoding uncharacterized protein LOC127105073, which yields MAEPQQQPLLLLEGTDSRNNRVMSQLTHSLLSQLNPSLSPSTLAQRSSYIQSRLQHLFHNFHTPTHPPYALMINRAIVELNDKNGSTAEAISEFVRREYEDLPWAHSKILSLHLGRLCEVGEIVCTENGRYMFPVGGMEKKEKEKEKEPCKGSRKRRRGCRSKLALLDSDTTEEASTQVAESDDHLIGSVEEKAKLQSEKMASSIVCAEGSPEGVISTGSGIESSSQTQLQPQKSADIDTDVTTALVCANVDDGELPQDYNQGDADGSLDENPVIECLEKIQPMRKLSRGRPRKSEIDDADWQEKPLLLTRGPTKNKRNQNGQTRGPGRPRKAIQDNEQCEDTLKKKEEKLRKKKEMPRKKEEELKKKEEELMKKDQAKLPDGEGKLKKKDQAKSHECEEKLKNENQAGNGRGRGRGRGHVRGEGRPPKPKVCDTEAPV from the exons ATGGCGGAACCTCAACAGCAACCCCTTCTTCTCCTTGAAGGCACTGATTCCAGAAACAACCGAGTCATGTCTCAACTCACTCACTCTCTCCTTTCTCAACTCAATCCTTCTCTTTCTCCTTCCACCCTCGCACAACGCTCTTCTTACATTCAATCCCGCCTTCAACACCTTTTCCATAACTTTCACACCCCCACTCACCCCCCTTATGCTTTG ATGATAAACAGGGCAATTGTGGAATTGAATGACAAAAACGGATCTACCGCGGAGGCAATTTCGGAGTTTGTTCGAAGAGAATACGAAGATTTGCCATGGGCTCATTCAAAGATTCTGAGTCTTCATCTAGGGAGATTGTGTGAGGTTGGGGAGATTGTGTGCACTGAGAACGGGAGATACATGTTTCCTGTTGGTGGCATGGAAAAGAAAGAGAAGGAGAAAGAGAAAGAACCGTGTAAGGGTAGCAGGAAGAGGCGGAGGGGCTGTAGGAGTAAGTTGGCTCTGTTAGATAGTGACACGACGGAGGAGGCTTCGACGCAGGTTGCTGAGAGTGATGATCATTTGATTGGAAGTGTTGAGGAAAAGGCAAAACTACAATCTGAAAAG ATGGCAAGTAGCATAGTTTGTGCTGAAGGGTCACCAGAGGGCGTAATATCTACCGGTTCAGGAATAGAATCATCATCGCAAACACAGTTGCAACCTCAAAAGTCAGCTGACATTGATACAGATGTAACAACTGCACTAGTTTGTGCGAATGTAGACGATGGCGAGCTTCCTCAGGATTACAATCAAGGGGATGCTGATGGAAGCCTCGATGAGAACCCGGTTATCGAGTGTCTTGAGAAGATACAGCCAATGCGAAAGCTTTCCAGAGGCAGGCCTCGTAAATCAGAAATTGATGATGCAGACTGGCAAGAGAAGCCGTTGCTGCTTACGCGGGGACCAACCAAAAACAAGAGGAATCAGAATGGTCAAACTAGAGGTCCAGGGAGGCCTCGTAAGGCAATTCAAGATAATGAACAATGTGAAGATACGttaaagaaaaaagaagaaaagttAAGGAAGAAAAAAGAGATGCCGAGGAAAAAAGAAGAGGAGTTAAAGAAAAAAGAAGAGGAGTTAATGAAAAAAGATCAAGCTAAGCTGCCTGACGGTGAAGGGAAATTAAAGAAAAAAGATCAAGCTAAGTCGCATGAATGTGAAGAGAAATTAAAGAATGAAAATCAAGCTGGTAATGGACGTGGTCGCGGTCGAGGTCGAGGTCATGTTCGAGGTGAAGGGAGGCCTCCTAAGCCAAAGGTATGTGATACTGAGGCACCAGTTTGA